The Leadbettera azotonutricia ZAS-9 genome has a window encoding:
- a CDS encoding L-serine ammonia-lyase, iron-sulfur-dependent, subunit alpha, protein MSKIFYPDFFNDVFGPIMQPGSSSSFAGNSRVGHAASFTIKGKLKRAKIRFNLSDKGRIRKLGNMMEDRAFLGGLQGFATDDERLFKSHELARENKISYEFGALDKDTPYPGSVCFDLESDKGEKGRLIGASIGGGMILISEINGFPVEWQGDSNALFFKPGVVQSKIDTLIKHQGSAVLAQKILKSASGEEARFVEFSELPAEKDLENFAPEEFLVYRALLPVVSFNGRQPQLFKNVDEWIAYAEAKHISFVEAAIAYEKAFSGWDEKRIWAYFEHIRDILLNQIHALEDQGIDPVPDTPLLPVYGKQWNRYKKSGKVLQDSLTSRIMDYAFSVNAKIPGVKIVPGPMGTGGGYLFSALEGVREARGLTRQKQLEGLAVAAGLGAIAFSNCHASGASGCVGESGICCAMASGAITWMAGGTGQQVQHAASMALQANIGIPCDPIPGGLEFPCLTRTVRAAVTAPLYADMALSGIDPLIPYHEVLHAIEHTRNLYPEAICGADCGTNCTPTAEKCQRFLSGEVMEGKMRWEAAAS, encoded by the coding sequence GATTTTTTATCCCGATTTTTTTAATGATGTGTTCGGCCCTATAATGCAGCCTGGGTCTTCTTCAAGTTTTGCAGGAAACAGCAGGGTAGGGCACGCCGCCTCTTTTACCATAAAGGGCAAATTAAAAAGAGCAAAAATACGCTTTAACCTCAGCGATAAAGGCCGTATACGCAAGCTCGGCAATATGATGGAAGACCGCGCCTTTTTGGGCGGCCTTCAGGGTTTTGCAACCGATGACGAACGATTGTTCAAGTCCCATGAACTGGCCAGGGAAAATAAAATATCCTATGAATTCGGCGCATTGGATAAAGATACTCCTTACCCCGGATCAGTCTGTTTTGATCTTGAAAGCGATAAAGGTGAAAAAGGAAGGCTCATCGGCGCATCCATAGGCGGCGGCATGATCCTTATCTCCGAGATAAACGGCTTCCCTGTTGAATGGCAGGGTGACAGCAACGCACTGTTTTTTAAACCCGGCGTTGTTCAATCTAAAATCGACACCTTAATAAAACATCAAGGCAGCGCTGTATTAGCGCAAAAAATCCTTAAATCCGCCAGCGGAGAAGAAGCCCGATTTGTTGAGTTTTCAGAACTCCCTGCAGAAAAGGATCTTGAAAACTTTGCCCCGGAAGAATTCCTTGTTTATAGGGCATTGCTTCCGGTGGTGAGTTTTAACGGACGGCAGCCCCAGCTTTTTAAGAATGTTGATGAATGGATTGCCTATGCAGAAGCAAAACATATTTCTTTTGTGGAAGCTGCCATTGCCTACGAAAAAGCCTTTTCTGGCTGGGATGAAAAACGCATCTGGGCATACTTTGAACATATCCGCGACATACTGCTTAACCAGATACATGCTTTGGAAGATCAGGGCATTGATCCCGTTCCCGATACCCCCTTGCTCCCTGTGTACGGCAAACAATGGAACCGTTATAAGAAGTCCGGCAAAGTGCTGCAGGATTCGTTAACATCCCGCATCATGGATTATGCCTTTTCCGTAAATGCCAAAATACCGGGGGTAAAAATTGTTCCCGGCCCCATGGGTACTGGCGGCGGCTATCTTTTTTCCGCCCTGGAAGGCGTCAGGGAAGCCAGAGGCCTTACCCGTCAAAAGCAGCTGGAAGGCCTCGCAGTAGCAGCAGGGCTGGGCGCCATTGCCTTTTCCAACTGTCATGCATCGGGGGCTTCGGGCTGTGTGGGTGAATCGGGTATATGCTGCGCCATGGCTTCGGGAGCCATCACCTGGATGGCGGGCGGCACAGGACAGCAGGTTCAGCATGCCGCTTCAATGGCCCTGCAGGCCAATATAGGCATACCCTGCGACCCCATTCCCGGAGGCCTCGAATTCCCCTGCCTTACCCGTACGGTTCGGGCGGCTGTTACCGCCCCCCTTTATGCGGATATGGCCTTGAGCGGCATAGATCCCCTTATTCCCTACCACGAGGTACTTCACGCTATCGAGCATACCAGGAATCTTTACCCCGAAGCGATCTGCGGCGCCGACTGTGGAACCAACTGTACCCCCACTGCAGAAAAGTGTCAGCGCTTCCTTTCCGGTGAAGTAATGGAAGGAAAGATGAGGTGGGAGGCGGCCGCGTCTTGA
- a CDS encoding YkgJ family cysteine cluster protein: MKNTQSPEDSGPFYSKGLKFSCTQCSACCRYESGFVFLSEKDLYVLSKSLKMGYTEFMEAFCRWVPFSAGSERLSLREKSNLDCIFWKDGCSVYEARPLQCRSFPFWPAVLDSKRAWKSTAEVCPGMGQGKLHSAEVIEDWLEQQHRESVIIRKTSNPKGGY; encoded by the coding sequence ATGAAGAATACTCAAAGTCCTGAGGACAGCGGCCCTTTCTATAGTAAAGGTCTCAAATTTTCCTGTACTCAATGTTCGGCATGCTGCAGGTATGAAAGTGGTTTTGTATTTCTTTCCGAAAAGGACCTTTATGTTCTGTCAAAGTCTTTGAAAATGGGATATACTGAATTTATGGAAGCCTTTTGCCGCTGGGTTCCCTTTTCAGCCGGTTCTGAGCGGCTATCGCTCAGGGAGAAATCCAATCTGGACTGCATTTTCTGGAAGGACGGTTGTTCTGTTTACGAAGCTCGGCCTCTGCAGTGCAGGTCTTTTCCCTTCTGGCCCGCAGTACTTGATTCCAAACGGGCGTGGAAGTCAACGGCGGAAGTTTGTCCGGGCATGGGGCAGGGTAAACTCCATTCTGCCGAAGTAATAGAGGACTGGCTTGAACAACAGCATAGAGAAAGCGTTATTATAAGGAAGACCTCAAACCCTAAGGGGGGGTATTGA